Proteins co-encoded in one Arachis hypogaea cultivar Tifrunner chromosome 13, arahy.Tifrunner.gnm2.J5K5, whole genome shotgun sequence genomic window:
- the LOC112732395 gene encoding uncharacterized protein has translation MEGDEDQFYDTREDLCSGSDGCSSLSESDESSSWDGHFTRFPDWTNNHHLESVHQRRLNFLRWVGLESDCDVNSVMGKDDLADPSSRGVDRVTATSGAVLRTSGFAESALASTSNQIVLDSLSSANLSSLENSGGDENLACMIKNLDDGTQYIMDKLDQDGTPNTLRVVGSNQLISLEEFHRNIGQSPLVRRYLQREAENSRFLAARKKRAKRGWLRKLGVVACVVHDHGLHEMKNKDFDSSDVTGIQRVRVHTHGKRFKELSSVYTEQEFKAHKGIILTMKFSLDGKYLASGGEDGVVRVWKVVEDERSSELHILDNDPSSIYFKMNTYSFVTPLDVDKEKLVTTEKLRRSSDSTCVIIPPKTFRISGKPLHEFHGHSGDILDLAWSKRGLLLSSSVDKTVRLWQVGTDSCLGVFSHNNYVTCVHFNPINDNIFISGSIDGKVRIWEVLRCRVIDYIDIREIVTAVCFRPDGKGTIMGTMAGNCRFYDIIDDHMQLNAQLNLWGKKKTAGKRITGFQFSPIDTSQLLVASADSHVCILSGVDVIYKFKGLKSAGQMHASFTLDGKHIVSVSEDSNVCVWNYNGHDRNTSKAKKVWSSECFLSHNAAIAIPWCGMEQMPGTLLSPSLRDDFNHKSFLSSPDCFFLGRGFLSELVPKVSPTWPEEALADPCQTIVSPKMYKSEYKFLRSACKGMSNSHMWGQVIVTAGWDGHIRVYQNYGLPIRV, from the exons ATGGAAGGGGATGAAGACCAATTCTATGATACCCGTGAGGATTTATGTTCTGGTTCTGATGGTTGTTCTAGTTTATCAGAATCAGATGAATCTAGTTCTTGGGATGGACATTTTACTAGGTTCCCGGATTGGACAAACAACCACCACCTTGAAAGTGTTCACCAGAGACGGCTCAATTTCCTAAGATGGGTGGGTTTAGAATCTGATTGTGATGTGAATTCAGTCATGGGAAAGGACGACTTGGCTGATCCATCCTCTCGTGGAGTTGACCGAGTCACGGCCACCAGTGGGGCTGTGCTAAGAACTTCTGGTTTTGCAGAGAGTGCTCTTGCCTCTACCTCAAACCAGATTGTATTGGATTCTTTGTCCAGTGCGAATTTGAGCTCACTAGAAAATTCCGGGGGTGATGAGAATTTGGCATGTATGATAAAGAATTTGGATGATGGGACACAGTACATTATGGATAAATTGGATCAAGATGGAACACCTAATACACTGCGTGTTGTCGGGTCTAACCAATTGATTAGCTTGGAAGAGTTTCACAGAAATATTGGGCAGTCACCTTTGGTTCGGAGATATTTGCAGAGGGAGGCTGAGAACTCAAGATTTTTGGCTGCTAGAAAAAAGAGAGCGAAGAGGGGTTGGCTAAGGAAGTTGGGTGTTGTGGCTTGTGTTGTTCATGATCACGGGCTTCatgaaatgaagaacaaagacttTGATTCCTCAGATGTAACTGGGATCCAAAGAGTTCGAGTTCATACACACGGGAAGCGATTTAAGGAGCTCTCCTCTGTTTACACTGAGCAGGAGTTTAAAGCACATAAGGGTATTATTTTGACAATGAAGTTCAGCCTTGATGGAAAATATTTGGCTAGCGGTGGTGAAGATGGCGTTGTACGTGTGTGGAAGGTGGTTGAGGATGAAAGATCGAGTGAACTGCACATTTTGGACAATGATCCCTCAAGTATATACTTCAAAATGAACACTTATTCATTTGTAACTCCCCTTGATGTAGATAAAGAAAAATTAGTTACAACAGAGAAGTTGAGGAGATCATCTGATTCAACCTGTGTGATTATCCCACCAAAGACCTTCCGAATATCAGGGAAACCTCTGCACGAGTTCCATGGCCACAGTGGTGACATTTTAGACCTTGCATGGTCGAAGAGAGGG TTGCTACTGTCATCCTCTGTTGATAAGACAGTCCGCCTATGGCAAGTTGGAACAGACAGCTGCCTCGGTGTTTTTTCCCACAATAATTATG TTACATGTGTGCATTTCAATCCCATAAATGACAACATCTTCATCAGTGGTTCGATTGATGGTAAAGTGCGTATCTGGGAAGTTCTTCGTTGCCGGGTTATTGATTACATTGATATCAGAGAGATAGTCACTGCTGTGTGCTTCCGCCCTGATGGAAAG GGCACAATTATGGGTACTATGGCAGGCAATTGCCGTTTCTATGATATAATAG ATGATCATATGCAATTGAATGCTCAATTAAACTTATGGGGCAAaaagaagacagcaggaaagagGATTACTGGCTTTCAG TTTTCGCCAATCGACACAAGCCAATTGTTGGTTGCTTCTGCTGATTCACACGTCTGTATACTTTCCGGAGTTGATGTCATCTACAAATTTAAGG GCCTAAAAAGTGCTGGTCAGATGCATGCTTCCTTCACATTGGACGGGAAACACATTGTTTCAGTAAGTGAGGATTCAAATGTGTGTGTCTGGAATTACAATGGCCATGACAGGAATACTTCCAAGGCGAAGAAGGTTTGGTCTTCCGAGTGTTTTCTGTCCCACAACGCAGCAATTGCCATACCTTGGTGCGGCATGGAACAAATGCCAGGAACACTCTTGTCCCCGTCATTGAGGGACGATTTCAATCACAAGTCATTCCTCTCTTCCCCGGATTGCTTCTTCTTGGGCCGTGGATTTTTGTCAGAGTTAGTCCCAAAGGTTTCTCCAACTTGGCCCGAGGAGGCACTCGCGGATCCGTGCCAAACCATAGTGTCGCCTAAGATGTACAAATCCGAGTACAAGTTCTTGAGAAGTGCTTGCAAGGGAATGTCGAATTCTCACATGTGGGGCCAAGTAATTGTAACAGCAGGATGGGATGGACACATAAGGGTGTACCAGAACTATGGCCTACCAATTCGTGTTTGA
- the LOC112732396 gene encoding short-chain dehydrogenase TIC 32 A, chloroplastic, giving the protein MLETVKYLIGSPGPSGFGSKSNAEQVTENSDLRSLTAIITGATSGIGAETARVLAKRGARLVLPARSLKAAEDTKARIVSEFPDADVMVMPLDLSSLTSVRNFVAHFHSLRLPLNLLINNAGKFAHEHAISEDGLEMTFATNYLGHFLLTKLLLKTMIETAEKTGVQGRIVNVSSSIHAWFSGDVISYLASISRNNKSHYDATRAYALSKLANVFHTNQLARKLQQMGANVTVNCVHPGIVRTRLTREREGLLTDIVFFLASKLLKTIPQAAATTCYVATHPRLHNVSGKYFADCNEAVTSKLGSNSTQASRLWAVSEFMLTRGPKAAFDLLNHLHF; this is encoded by the exons ATGCTGGAAACAGTTAAATACCTGATAGGGTCGCCGGGTCCAAGCGGGTTCGGGTCCAAGTCCAACGCCGAACAAGTCACGGAAAACTCCGATCTGCGCTCACTCACGGCCATTATTACCG GTGCCACGTCAGGAATAGGAGCTGAAACGGCAAGGGTTCTGGCGAAACGAGGAGCGAGGCTGGTTCTGCCAGCGCGGAGCCTGAAAGCCGCGGAAGATACAAAGGCTCGCATAGTATCGGAGTTTCCAGATGCTGACGTCATGGTTATGCCGCTCGACCTCAGTTCTCTCACTTCTGTTAGGAACTTCGTGGCTCACTTCCACTCTCTCCGTTTGCCCCTCAATCTCCTCAT AAACAACGCTGGCAAGTTTGCACATGAGCATGCCATCTCGGAGGATGGCCTTGAAATGACCTTCGCCACTAATTATCTAG GTCATTTTTTGTTAACAAAGCTTTTATTGAAGACGATGATCGAGACGGCAGAGAAGACAGGGGTGCAAGGGAGGATAGTGAACGTGTCGTCGAGCATCCACGCTTGGTTTTCCGGTGATGTCATCTCATATTTAGCCTCTATTAGCCGCAACAACAAAAG CCATTACGACGCCACACGTGCTTATGCTCTTTCCAAGCTCGCCAACGTCTTCCACACCAACCAACTTGCTCGCAAGCTCCAG CAAATGGGGGCGAACGTGACAGTGAACTGTGTGCACCCGGGGATCGTGAGAACCAGACTCACTAGAGAGCGTGAGGGATTACTCACAG atatagttttcttTTTGGCTTCCAAGCTCTTAAAGACCATTCCACag GCAGCAGCAACAACATGCTATGTGGCGACCCACCCAAGGTTGCATAACGTGAGTGGCAAGTACTTTGCAGATTGTAACGAGGCTGTAACATCAAAGTTGGGATCCAACTCAACCCAAGCTTCAAGGTTATGGGCCGTTTCTGAATTCATGCTCACCAGGGGTCCTAAAGCTGCCTTTGACCTACTCAATCACCTTCACTTTTGA